In a single window of the Saccharothrix australiensis genome:
- the nuoN gene encoding NADH-quinone oxidoreductase subunit NuoN produces the protein METLLAQTQRLQAPEIDYLAVAPILIVLGAACLSVLVEAFLPKAQRWAAQVVLTLLTIVLAGGALAWYGSSDDTPDQGKVTLAGTIAVDQPVIFLWGTLLVLGFGAVLLIADRSVEPGGAFVADAAVRPGTIQDRAQAGRFGMQTEVFPLTLFALGGMMVFVAANDLLTMFIALEVLSLPLYLMCGLARRRRLLSQESAVKYFLLGAFASAFFLYGVALLYGYSGSVKLSDIATATAGTDRSDTLLYAGFGLLVVGLLFKASVGPFHAWTPDVYQGAPTPITAFMAACTKVAAFGGILRVLFVAFEKSSWEWNGVLWGVAIASMLIGAVLGLTQTDVKRMIAYSSVAHAGFLLVGSITLTDDGLSGTMFYLMAYGFTTIAAFGVVSLVRNADGEATHLSQWAGLAKRSPITAAVFTFLLLALAGIPLTSGFIGKFVVFAAALKSGMAPLVVIALIASAVAAFFYLRVIVLMYFSEPAADGPTVSVPGAFTTVAITMGAAITLVLGVWPAFALDWAGAGGFVF, from the coding sequence GTGGAGACGCTCCTCGCTCAGACCCAGCGGCTGCAAGCCCCCGAGATCGACTACCTGGCGGTCGCGCCGATCCTGATCGTGCTGGGGGCGGCGTGCCTCAGCGTGCTCGTGGAGGCGTTCCTGCCGAAGGCGCAGCGGTGGGCCGCCCAGGTCGTGCTGACCCTGCTGACGATCGTCCTGGCGGGCGGCGCGCTGGCGTGGTACGGCAGCTCCGACGACACGCCCGACCAGGGCAAGGTCACCCTCGCGGGCACGATCGCCGTCGACCAGCCGGTGATCTTCCTGTGGGGCACCCTGCTGGTGCTCGGGTTCGGCGCGGTGCTGCTCATCGCGGACCGCTCGGTGGAGCCCGGCGGCGCGTTCGTCGCCGACGCGGCCGTCCGGCCCGGCACCATCCAGGACCGGGCCCAGGCCGGCCGGTTCGGGATGCAGACCGAGGTGTTCCCGCTGACGCTGTTCGCGCTCGGCGGCATGATGGTGTTCGTCGCGGCGAACGACCTGCTCACCATGTTCATCGCGCTGGAAGTGCTGTCGCTGCCGCTGTACCTGATGTGCGGCCTGGCCCGTCGGCGGCGGCTGCTGTCGCAGGAGTCGGCGGTCAAGTACTTCCTGCTCGGCGCGTTCGCGTCGGCGTTCTTCCTGTACGGCGTGGCCCTGCTGTACGGCTACTCGGGCTCGGTGAAGCTGTCCGACATCGCCACGGCGACCGCGGGCACGGACCGGTCCGACACGCTGCTGTACGCGGGCTTCGGCCTGCTGGTGGTGGGCCTGCTGTTCAAGGCGTCGGTCGGCCCGTTCCACGCGTGGACGCCGGACGTGTACCAGGGCGCGCCGACGCCCATCACGGCGTTCATGGCGGCGTGCACGAAGGTGGCGGCGTTCGGCGGCATCCTGCGGGTGCTGTTCGTGGCGTTCGAGAAGTCGAGCTGGGAGTGGAACGGCGTGCTGTGGGGCGTGGCGATCGCGTCCATGCTCATCGGCGCGGTGCTCGGCCTCACCCAGACCGACGTGAAGCGGATGATCGCCTACTCGTCGGTCGCGCACGCGGGCTTCCTGCTGGTCGGCTCCATCACGCTGACCGACGACGGCCTGTCCGGGACGATGTTCTACCTGATGGCGTACGGCTTCACGACCATCGCCGCGTTCGGCGTGGTGTCGCTGGTCCGCAACGCCGACGGCGAGGCCACCCACCTGTCCCAGTGGGCCGGGCTGGCCAAGCGCTCGCCGATCACCGCCGCGGTGTTCACGTTCCTGCTGCTCGCGCTCGCCGGCATCCCGCTCACCAGTGGTTTCATCGGCAAGTTCGTGGTGTTCGCGGCGGCGCTGAAGAGCGGCATGGCGCCGCTGGTGGTGATCGCCCTGATCGCGTCGGCGGTGGCGGCGTTCTTCTACCTGCGGGTCATCGTGCTGATGTACTTCAGCGAGCCGGCCGCGGACGGCCCGACGGTGAGCGTGCCCGGCGCGTTCACCACGGTGGCCATCACGATGGGCGCCGCGATCACGCTGGTGCTGGGCGTCTGGCCCGCGTTCGCCCTCGATTGGGCGGGTGCCGGCGGCTTCGTCTTCTAG
- a CDS encoding NADH-quinone oxidoreductase subunit M, protein MSWTLIALLLLPLAGSVVVAFLRGDDRVAKAVALAVSLVELVLAVLAWVGFDPSSGERLQLTSSAEWIPAFGVRLSFGVDGIALVMIALIAFLVPVVIGGSWADKLPEGRSAGGFFALLLAMETGMVGVFAATDVFVFYVFFEAVLVPMYFLIGRFGGPNRQYAAMKFFLYSLLGGLIMLASVIGVYVAAQDRLGSGTFDWATLVAVTRELPLSTQVWLFLGFFVAFAIKAPLVPLHTWLPDAGAEAPVGAGVLLVGILDKIGTFGFLRYCLPLFPAASRELAPLVLVLAVAGILYGSLLAVGQSDLKRFVAYTSIAHFGFIALGIFAFSSQAGAGAVLYMVNHGISTGMLFLVVGMVMARGGSRLIEDYGGMAKLTPVLGGLFFVAGLSSLALPGTNSFVSEFLVLIGSYPNQPVFTVLAAVGMVLAALYVLWVYQRVFQGPVRGTALIGATGGPGATVDPERADVRDLGKRELAVLAPLVALILVLGFYPKPVLDVITPSVGATLSEVGVADPVAQEGK, encoded by the coding sequence GTGAGCTGGACGCTGATCGCGCTGCTCCTGCTGCCCCTCGCGGGCAGCGTGGTGGTGGCCTTCCTGCGGGGCGACGACCGGGTCGCGAAGGCGGTCGCGCTGGCCGTGTCGCTGGTCGAGCTGGTGCTCGCCGTGCTGGCCTGGGTCGGGTTCGACCCGTCGTCGGGCGAGCGGCTCCAGCTGACCAGCTCGGCCGAGTGGATCCCCGCGTTCGGCGTGCGCCTGTCGTTCGGCGTGGACGGCATCGCGCTGGTGATGATCGCGCTGATCGCGTTCCTGGTGCCGGTCGTCATCGGCGGCTCGTGGGCGGACAAGCTGCCCGAGGGCCGCAGCGCGGGCGGGTTCTTCGCCCTGCTGCTGGCGATGGAGACCGGCATGGTGGGCGTGTTCGCGGCCACCGACGTGTTCGTGTTCTACGTGTTCTTCGAGGCCGTGCTGGTCCCGATGTACTTCCTGATCGGCCGGTTCGGCGGCCCGAACCGGCAGTACGCGGCGATGAAGTTCTTCCTGTACTCGCTGCTCGGCGGCCTGATCATGCTCGCGTCGGTGATCGGCGTGTACGTGGCGGCGCAGGACCGGCTCGGGTCCGGCACGTTCGACTGGGCCACCCTGGTGGCGGTCACCCGCGAGCTGCCGCTGTCCACGCAGGTCTGGCTGTTCCTCGGGTTCTTCGTCGCGTTCGCGATCAAGGCGCCGCTGGTGCCGCTGCACACCTGGCTGCCCGACGCGGGCGCGGAGGCGCCGGTCGGCGCGGGCGTGCTGCTGGTCGGCATCCTGGACAAGATCGGCACGTTCGGGTTCCTGCGCTACTGCCTGCCGCTGTTCCCGGCGGCGAGCCGGGAGCTGGCGCCGCTGGTGCTGGTGCTGGCCGTGGCGGGCATCCTGTACGGCTCGCTGCTGGCCGTCGGCCAGTCGGACCTGAAGCGGTTCGTGGCGTACACGTCGATCGCGCACTTCGGCTTCATCGCGCTGGGCATCTTCGCGTTCAGCTCGCAGGCCGGCGCGGGCGCGGTGCTCTACATGGTCAACCACGGCATCTCCACCGGCATGCTGTTCCTGGTCGTCGGCATGGTGATGGCCCGCGGCGGCTCGCGCCTGATCGAGGACTACGGCGGCATGGCGAAGCTGACACCGGTCCTCGGCGGCCTGTTCTTCGTGGCCGGCCTGTCGTCGCTGGCGCTGCCCGGCACCAACTCGTTCGTCAGCGAGTTCCTGGTGCTGATCGGGTCCTACCCGAACCAGCCGGTGTTCACGGTGCTGGCCGCGGTGGGCATGGTGCTCGCGGCGCTGTACGTCCTGTGGGTGTACCAGCGGGTGTTCCAGGGCCCGGTGCGCGGCACCGCCCTGATCGGCGCGACCGGCGGTCCCGGCGCGACGGTGGACCCGGAGCGCGCCGACGTGCGCGACCTGGGCAAGCGGGAACTGGCGGTGCTCGCGCCGCTGGTGGCGCTGATCCTGGTGCTCGGGTTCTACCCGAAGCCCGTGTTGGACGTGATCACCCCGTCCGTCGGGGCGACGCTCAGCGAGGTCGGGGTGGCCGACCCGGTCGCGCAGGAAGGCAAGTGA
- the nuoI gene encoding NADH-quinone oxidoreductase subunit NuoI has protein sequence MGMLDPVKGFGVTFGTMFKKVVTEEYPEVKKVTAPRFHGRHQLNRHPDGLEKCVGCELCAWACPADAIFVEGGDNTEEERYSPGERFGADYQINYLRCIGCGLCIEACPTRSLTMTNEYELADDDRQKLIFTKEDLLAPLLPGMEQPPHPMRLGDNEQDYYVNGPALARQAGVPEGATVETGPEEARR, from the coding sequence ATGGGGATGCTTGATCCCGTCAAGGGGTTCGGCGTGACCTTCGGGACGATGTTCAAGAAGGTCGTCACCGAGGAGTACCCCGAGGTCAAGAAGGTCACCGCGCCGCGCTTCCACGGCCGGCACCAGCTCAACCGGCACCCGGACGGGCTGGAGAAGTGCGTCGGCTGCGAGCTGTGCGCGTGGGCCTGCCCGGCGGACGCGATCTTCGTCGAGGGCGGTGACAACACCGAGGAGGAGCGCTACTCGCCCGGTGAGCGGTTCGGCGCGGACTACCAGATCAACTACCTGCGGTGCATCGGCTGCGGCCTGTGCATCGAGGCGTGCCCGACCCGGTCGCTGACCATGACGAACGAGTACGAGCTGGCCGACGACGACCGGCAGAAGCTGATCTTCACCAAGGAGGACCTGCTCGCGCCGCTGCTGCCCGGCATGGAGCAGCCGCCGCACCCCATGCGGCTCGGCGACAACGAGCAGGACTACTACGTGAACGGCCCGGCGCTCGCCCGGCAGGCGGGCGTGCCGGAAGGCGCCACCGTCGAGACCGGCCCCGAGGAGGCGCGGAGGTGA
- the nuoK gene encoding NADH-quinone oxidoreductase subunit NuoK — MTPTYYLLLSALLFSLGAVGVLVRRNAIVVFMCVELMLNAVNLSLVTFARINGALDGQVMAFFVMVVAAAEVVVGLTIIMAIFKTRRSASVDDSNLLKY; from the coding sequence GTGACACCCACCTACTACCTGTTGCTGTCCGCCCTGCTGTTCAGCCTCGGCGCGGTCGGCGTGCTGGTGCGGCGCAACGCCATCGTCGTGTTCATGTGCGTCGAGCTGATGCTGAACGCGGTGAACCTGAGCCTCGTCACGTTCGCCCGCATCAACGGCGCGCTCGACGGCCAGGTGATGGCGTTCTTCGTGATGGTCGTCGCCGCCGCCGAGGTCGTGGTGGGCCTGACGATCATCATGGCGATCTTCAAGACCCGTCGCTCGGCCTCGGTCGACGACTCCAACCTGCTGAAGTACTAG
- the rarD gene encoding EamA family transporter RarD, which translates to MPPLTHHTAVAADSGHANRGVVFGAGAYVIWGVVPAYWPLLAPAGAVEILAHRIAWSLLVMVLVTAALGRWAGLRALSRRGWLMVAAASVLIAVNWGVYIHAVNTGHVVEAALGYFVNPLVSVLLGVLVLRERLRAAQLAAIAIALAAVVVLAVDYGRLPWISLALACSFGLYGLLKKTVPLDATASLTAEGVVLAPVAIGYLVWLGPAGTFHDHGVGHALLLVSSGVVTAIPLVLFGAGARRVPLSTMGMLQYLAPVLQFAWGVFVMHEPMPPSRWFGFALVWVALAVFTADALRSRRRQHLLAPVE; encoded by the coding sequence GTGCCGCCGTTGACCCATCACACCGCCGTCGCGGCGGACTCCGGGCACGCCAACCGCGGCGTGGTCTTCGGGGCCGGCGCCTACGTCATCTGGGGCGTGGTGCCCGCCTACTGGCCCCTGCTCGCCCCGGCCGGCGCGGTGGAGATCCTGGCGCACCGCATCGCGTGGTCGCTGCTGGTGATGGTGCTCGTCACGGCCGCCCTGGGCCGCTGGGCCGGCCTGCGGGCGCTGTCGCGGCGCGGCTGGCTGATGGTCGCCGCCGCGTCCGTGCTGATCGCGGTCAACTGGGGCGTCTACATCCACGCCGTCAACACCGGGCACGTGGTCGAAGCCGCGCTGGGCTACTTCGTCAACCCGCTCGTCAGCGTCCTGCTGGGCGTGCTGGTGCTGCGGGAGCGGCTGCGCGCGGCCCAGCTCGCGGCGATCGCCATCGCCCTGGCCGCCGTGGTGGTGCTGGCCGTGGACTACGGGCGGCTGCCGTGGATCTCGCTGGCGCTGGCCTGCTCGTTCGGCCTGTACGGGCTGCTGAAGAAGACGGTGCCGCTGGACGCGACGGCGAGCCTCACCGCGGAGGGCGTCGTGCTGGCCCCGGTCGCGATCGGCTACCTGGTGTGGCTCGGACCGGCGGGCACGTTCCACGACCACGGCGTCGGCCACGCCCTCCTCCTGGTGTCGTCGGGCGTGGTGACCGCCATCCCGCTGGTGCTGTTCGGGGCGGGCGCGCGGCGCGTCCCGCTGAGCACGATGGGGATGCTCCAGTACCTCGCCCCGGTCCTCCAGTTCGCGTGGGGCGTCTTCGTGATGCACGAGCCGATGCCGCCGTCGCGGTGGTTCGGGTTCGCGCTGGTGTGGGTGGCGCTGGCGGTGTTCACCGCGGACGCGCTGCGATCACGCCGCAGGCAGCACCTCCTGGCGCCCGTCGAGTGA
- a CDS encoding polyprenyl synthetase family protein, which produces MTSSERAGTGFRFADPVLAEVVQAGLAEVEELLHKAVQSEFHPVTETSLHLVDAGGKRIRPLFTILSAQFGTEWDRDAVVKAAAVVELTHLATLYHDDVMDEATMRRGAESANAKWDNSIAILTGDYLFAHASTLVADLGTGAARIIAETFSELVTGQMRETLGPRPGEDPVSHYLTTIAEKTGSLIATAARFGAMFSDVAPEQVEALRAYGEIIGAAFQISDDVIDIASPSSESGKTPGTDLREGVKTLPMLYALADEPGSRLAGLLARPLTEDAEVDEALALLRASSGLVRARRTLDDYAARARATLHGLPAGAARDALESVAEYVVSRSR; this is translated from the coding sequence GTGACCAGTAGCGAGCGCGCGGGGACGGGGTTCCGGTTTGCGGACCCCGTGCTCGCGGAGGTGGTGCAGGCCGGGCTGGCCGAGGTGGAGGAACTGCTGCACAAGGCGGTGCAGAGCGAGTTCCACCCGGTGACGGAGACGTCGCTGCACCTGGTCGACGCGGGCGGGAAACGCATCCGCCCGCTGTTCACCATCCTGTCCGCCCAGTTCGGGACCGAGTGGGACCGGGACGCCGTGGTGAAGGCGGCGGCGGTGGTCGAGCTGACCCACCTGGCCACGCTGTACCACGACGACGTGATGGACGAGGCCACCATGCGCCGCGGCGCGGAGTCGGCCAACGCCAAGTGGGACAACAGCATCGCCATCCTGACCGGCGACTACCTGTTCGCGCACGCCTCGACGCTGGTCGCCGACCTGGGCACGGGCGCGGCGCGGATCATCGCGGAGACGTTCTCCGAGCTGGTCACCGGCCAGATGCGGGAGACGCTGGGCCCGCGCCCCGGCGAGGACCCGGTGTCGCACTACCTGACCACGATCGCCGAGAAGACCGGGTCGCTGATCGCCACGGCGGCCCGGTTCGGCGCGATGTTCTCCGACGTCGCGCCCGAGCAGGTCGAGGCGCTGCGCGCGTACGGCGAGATCATCGGGGCGGCGTTCCAGATCTCCGACGACGTGATCGACATCGCGAGCCCGTCGTCGGAGTCGGGCAAGACGCCCGGTACGGACCTGCGCGAGGGCGTGAAGACCCTGCCCATGCTGTACGCGCTGGCCGACGAGCCGGGCTCGCGCTTGGCGGGGCTGCTGGCGCGGCCGTTGACCGAGGACGCCGAGGTGGACGAGGCGCTGGCGCTGCTGCGCGCGTCGTCCGGGCTGGTGCGGGCGCGGCGGACGCTGGACGACTACGCGGCGCGTGCGCGGGCCACGCTGCACGGCCTGCCGGCGGGTGCGGCGCGGGACGCGCTGGAGTCCGTCGCCGAGTACGTGGTCAGCCGGTCGCGCTGA
- a CDS encoding NADH-quinone oxidoreductase subunit J has translation MLSFLARQPEPVQQAVVDTVTTGEAVAFWVLGPLALAGALGMLFARNAVHSALWLVLTMLSLGVLYMVQQAPFLGFVQIIVYTGAIMMLFLFVLMLVGRDSSDSVVEVLRGQRLAATVLGIGFAGLVVGSLARALTDVEPVGLERQNTQGGGNVANIGEALFTDYLFPFELTSALLITAAVGAMVLAFSSRTGKDAKKTQRELVEERFRGDRVGSLPGPGVFATANSVATPALLPDGSVAAESLSDLIETTAKEDLDDDVAEVSGSGQEADAHALKGEQP, from the coding sequence GTGCTCTCCTTCCTGGCGCGGCAGCCGGAACCCGTGCAGCAGGCCGTCGTGGACACCGTGACCACGGGCGAGGCCGTCGCGTTCTGGGTGCTCGGCCCGCTGGCGCTGGCCGGCGCGCTGGGGATGCTGTTCGCCCGGAACGCCGTGCACTCCGCGCTGTGGCTGGTGCTGACCATGCTCAGCCTCGGCGTGCTCTACATGGTCCAGCAGGCGCCGTTCCTCGGTTTCGTGCAGATCATCGTCTACACCGGCGCGATCATGATGCTGTTCCTGTTCGTGCTGATGCTGGTCGGCCGGGACAGCTCCGACTCGGTGGTCGAGGTGCTGCGCGGGCAGCGGCTCGCGGCGACCGTGCTGGGCATCGGGTTCGCCGGCCTGGTGGTGGGCTCGCTGGCGCGGGCGCTGACCGACGTCGAGCCGGTCGGCCTGGAGCGGCAGAACACGCAGGGCGGCGGCAACGTCGCCAACATCGGCGAGGCGCTGTTCACGGACTACCTGTTCCCGTTCGAGCTGACGTCGGCGCTGCTGATCACCGCGGCGGTCGGCGCGATGGTGCTCGCGTTCAGCTCGCGGACCGGCAAGGACGCCAAGAAGACGCAGCGCGAGCTGGTCGAGGAGCGCTTCCGCGGCGACCGCGTCGGCTCCCTGCCCGGTCCCGGCGTGTTCGCCACGGCGAACTCCGTCGCCACCCCGGCGCTGCTGCCGGACGGCTCGGTGGCCGCCGAGTCCCTGTCGGACCTCATCGAGACGACCGCGAAGGAGGACCTGGACGACGACGTCGCCGAGGTCTCCGGCTCCGGTCAGGAGGCCGACGCGCACGCCCTCAAGGGAGAGCAGCCGTGA
- a CDS encoding 2-oxoacid:ferredoxin oxidoreductase subunit beta, with product MTSTDLGLPGLGGLAGVPTALEPQKAKDYKSDQEVRWCPGCGDYVVLNAVQSFLPTLGLKRENIVFVSGIGCSSRFPYYMNTYGMHSIHGRAPAIATGLAVARPDLSVWVVTGDGDALSIGGNHLIHTLRRNVNLKILLFNNRIYGLTKGQYSPTSEEGKVTKSTPLGSLDHPFNPVSLALGAEASFVGRAVDSDRAGLTEVLRQAAEHRGSALVEIYQNCPIFNDGAFDVLKDAEEASRRIIHVVDGQPITFGGGEYAVVRDGFGLGVAKTAEVRPEDVVVHDASDLNLAFALSRLSTQDLRHTVTGVFRNVARTTYDDAARAQVEAAKEAKAPDLRALLRGKDTWTVA from the coding sequence GTGACTTCGACCGATCTCGGTCTGCCCGGCCTGGGCGGCCTCGCCGGGGTTCCGACCGCCCTTGAGCCGCAGAAGGCCAAGGACTACAAGTCCGACCAGGAAGTGCGCTGGTGCCCCGGCTGCGGCGACTACGTCGTGCTCAACGCCGTCCAGTCGTTCCTGCCCACGCTGGGGCTCAAGCGCGAGAACATCGTGTTCGTCTCGGGGATCGGCTGCTCCTCGCGGTTCCCGTACTACATGAACACCTACGGGATGCACTCCATCCACGGGCGCGCGCCCGCCATCGCGACCGGGCTCGCCGTCGCGCGGCCGGACCTGTCGGTGTGGGTGGTCACCGGTGACGGCGACGCGCTGTCCATCGGCGGCAACCACCTCATCCACACGCTGCGCCGCAACGTGAACCTGAAGATCCTGCTGTTCAACAACCGGATCTACGGGCTGACCAAGGGCCAGTACTCGCCCACCTCCGAGGAGGGCAAGGTCACCAAGTCCACGCCACTCGGGTCGCTGGACCACCCGTTCAACCCGGTGTCGCTGGCGCTGGGCGCGGAGGCGTCGTTCGTCGGCCGCGCGGTCGACTCGGACCGCGCCGGGCTGACCGAGGTGCTGCGGCAGGCGGCCGAGCACCGCGGGTCGGCGCTGGTGGAGATCTACCAGAACTGCCCGATCTTCAACGACGGCGCGTTCGACGTGCTCAAGGACGCCGAGGAGGCGTCGCGGCGGATCATCCACGTCGTCGACGGGCAGCCCATCACGTTCGGCGGCGGCGAGTACGCCGTCGTGCGCGACGGGTTCGGGCTGGGCGTCGCCAAGACCGCCGAGGTGCGGCCGGAGGACGTGGTCGTGCACGACGCGTCGGACCTGAACCTGGCGTTCGCGCTGTCGCGGCTGTCGACGCAGGACCTCCGGCACACCGTCACCGGCGTGTTCCGCAACGTCGCCCGCACCACCTACGACGACGCGGCGCGCGCGCAGGTGGAGGCAGCCAAGGAGGCCAAGGCACCCGACCTGCGCGCCCTGCTGCGCGGCAAGGACACCTGGACCGTCGCCTGA
- the nuoL gene encoding NADH-quinone oxidoreductase subunit L, whose protein sequence is MLDPASGSSDVVAAGGIGGLAWLLLALPAFGALVLLLGGRRTDKWGHLLGCATVIAAFAYGLVLFFDTLGRTGQRTSELHLFDWVPVNALNVEFGLRIDPLSLTFVLLITGVGALIHIYSIGYMAHEAGRRKFFAYLNLFVAAMLLLVLGNGFVTLYFGWEGVGLASYLLIGWYQYKPEAASAAKKAFLMNRVGDLGLAIAIFILFKELGTTQYTEVFARVGELSAAEVTAVTLLLLLGACGKSGQFPLQAWLPDAMAGPTPVSALIHAATMVTAGVYLIARSNPIYNASADGRLVVMVIGAVTLIIGCIIGCAYDDFKKVLAYSTVSQIGYMILAVGLGPVGYALGIMHLLTHGFFKAGLFLGAGSVMHGMNDEGDIRRMGGLARKMPITFVTWALGYLALIGFPFLSGYFSKDAIIAAAFSEPGWRGWVFGGAAALGAGITAFYMTRLLILVFLGKPRWRDLKSEDGRDYHPHESPPSMTIPMIVLAFGSVGAGFFFDADHNLAGWLTPSLGELQEQHGVLSHGVVNALVLGLSALGVLVAYLLFGRAPQPVTRPERVSFPVRAARADLYGNALNEALFARPGTWLTRALVFVDNKGVDGLVNGSAALLGGSSGRLRRLQTGFVRSYALSMLLGAIFVLGALLMVRFS, encoded by the coding sequence ATGCTCGACCCCGCGAGCGGGTCCTCGGACGTGGTCGCCGCCGGCGGGATCGGCGGTCTCGCGTGGCTGTTGCTGGCCCTGCCCGCGTTCGGCGCGCTGGTGCTGCTGCTCGGCGGCAGGCGCACCGACAAGTGGGGCCACCTGCTGGGCTGCGCCACCGTCATCGCGGCGTTCGCCTACGGCCTGGTGCTGTTCTTCGACACCCTCGGGCGGACCGGGCAGCGCACCAGCGAGCTGCACCTGTTCGACTGGGTGCCGGTCAACGCGCTGAACGTCGAGTTCGGCCTGCGCATCGACCCGCTGTCGCTGACCTTCGTCCTGCTCATCACCGGCGTCGGCGCGCTGATCCACATCTACTCCATCGGGTACATGGCGCACGAGGCCGGGCGGCGGAAGTTCTTCGCCTACCTCAACCTCTTCGTCGCCGCGATGCTCCTGCTGGTGCTGGGCAACGGGTTCGTGACGCTGTACTTCGGCTGGGAGGGCGTGGGTCTCGCGTCCTACCTGCTGATCGGCTGGTACCAGTACAAGCCGGAGGCCGCGTCCGCGGCGAAGAAGGCGTTCCTGATGAACCGGGTCGGCGACCTGGGCCTCGCGATCGCGATCTTCATCCTGTTCAAGGAGCTGGGCACCACGCAGTACACCGAGGTGTTCGCGCGGGTGGGCGAGCTGTCCGCCGCCGAGGTCACCGCGGTGACGCTGCTGCTCCTGCTCGGCGCGTGCGGCAAGTCCGGCCAGTTCCCGCTCCAGGCGTGGCTCCCGGACGCGATGGCGGGCCCGACGCCGGTCTCGGCCCTGATCCACGCGGCGACGATGGTCACGGCGGGCGTCTACCTGATCGCCCGGTCCAACCCGATCTACAACGCCTCCGCCGACGGCCGCCTGGTCGTGATGGTCATCGGCGCGGTCACGCTGATCATCGGGTGCATCATCGGCTGCGCCTACGACGACTTCAAGAAGGTCCTCGCGTACTCGACGGTCAGCCAGATCGGCTACATGATCCTCGCCGTCGGCCTCGGCCCGGTCGGCTACGCGCTGGGCATCATGCACCTGCTCACGCACGGCTTCTTCAAGGCCGGGCTGTTCCTCGGCGCGGGCTCGGTCATGCACGGCATGAACGACGAGGGCGACATCCGCCGGATGGGCGGCCTGGCGAGGAAGATGCCGATCACCTTCGTGACGTGGGCGCTGGGCTACCTCGCGCTGATCGGCTTCCCGTTCCTGTCCGGCTACTTCTCCAAGGACGCCATCATCGCGGCGGCGTTCAGCGAGCCGGGCTGGCGCGGCTGGGTGTTCGGCGGCGCGGCGGCGCTGGGCGCGGGCATCACCGCGTTCTACATGACCCGCCTGCTGATCCTGGTGTTCCTGGGCAAGCCGCGGTGGCGGGACCTCAAGAGCGAGGACGGCCGCGACTACCACCCGCACGAGTCGCCGCCGTCGATGACGATCCCGATGATCGTGCTGGCGTTCGGCTCGGTCGGCGCGGGCTTCTTCTTCGACGCGGACCACAACCTCGCGGGCTGGCTCACGCCGTCGCTCGGCGAGCTCCAGGAGCAGCACGGCGTGCTCTCGCACGGCGTCGTGAACGCCCTGGTGCTCGGCCTGTCGGCGCTCGGCGTGCTGGTGGCGTACCTGCTGTTCGGCCGCGCGCCGCAGCCGGTGACCCGGCCCGAGCGGGTGTCGTTCCCGGTCCGCGCCGCGCGCGCCGACCTGTACGGCAACGCGCTGAACGAGGCGCTGTTCGCGCGGCCGGGCACCTGGCTCACCCGCGCGCTGGTGTTCGTGGACAACAAGGGCGTGGACGGCCTGGTCAACGGGTCGGCCGCGCTGCTGGGCGGTAGCTCGGGCCGGTTGCGCAGGCTCCAGACCGGCTTCGTGCGCTCGTACGCGCTCTCCATGCTCCTGGGTGCGATCTTCGTCCTGGGCGCGCTGCTGATGGTGAGGTTCTCGTGA